The Rattus rattus isolate New Zealand chromosome 1, Rrattus_CSIRO_v1, whole genome shotgun sequence genome includes a region encoding these proteins:
- the LOC116890095 gene encoding solute carrier family 22 member 22-like, which yields MAFDEILHHVGDRGRFQIWMIVVLNILSMVSSPHDVMENFTAAIPAHHCSVNLLDTSRSEISMAMNLTTEAMMKISIPMGPNQKPEQCRRFRHPQWQFIDSNISTSNSTELETEPCLDGWTYDHSVFTSTIVTEWDLVCDFQSFKYYAQATSLAGHFVAAPLCGIISDRFGRKPLLIYCSLAYGILGTCCAFVSNFSLYCVLRFLLSASASTVGMNSLILVLEETSVQWHATVIVLSGLFSSTGQAGLGGLAYVLSDWHLIQLTSALPYFIFFILFCWVPESARWLMITGKTDQALKELQRIASINGKKDIAQNLTTEDLRSKVKEDVCSTVKHFRIKDIIINPMIRKIVLCYSSVLFAELFSIFGLLLDVHMLGKNIFVTQILLGVIDIPSKSLTYFILRNVRRRPLIAFLLFATGGCITITIFLSEDMYVLRLAIFILGKGCFAAFISINTAYCNELSPVPLRSTLSGIYISVARLASVLSALTLVTRKYFVHLPMIFCGVLPIVATINIYFLPETFNHPITDTIKDMEKRLMSKNISEKEGQDFLETTNC from the exons ATGGCTTTTGATGAAATTCTACATCATGTAGGTGACCGTGGAAGATTTCAGATTTGGATGATTGTTGTTCTCAACATTTTATCTATGGTGTCATCTCCTCATGATGTCATGGAGAATTTTACAGCAGCCATTCCTGCTCATCACTGCAGTGTAAACCTTCTTGACACTTCAAGATCTGAAATTAGTATGGCCATGAACTTGACTACTGAAGCTATGATGAAGATCTCCATCCCAATGGGCCCAAATCAGAAACCTGAACAATGCCGACGCTTTAGGCACCCTCAATGGCAATTCATAGATTCCAATATATCAACTTCTAACAGCACTGAGCTAGAGACTGAGCCTTGCCTTGATGGATGGACGTATGACCACAGTGTCTTTACTTCTACCATTGTCACTGAG TGGGATTTAGTATGCGATTTTCAGTCATTCAAATACTATGCACAAGCCACCTCTTTGGCAGGGCATTTTGTGGCTGCTCCTCTCTGTGGCATTATTTCTGATAG GTTTGGAAGAAAGCCATTGTTGATATATTGTTCCTTAGCCTATGGGATTTTGGGGACCTGCTGTGCCTTTGTCTCCAATTTCTCCTTGTACTGTGTTTTGAGATTCCTGTTATCTGCCTCTGCAAGTACTGTTGGGATGAACAGTCTTATTCTTG ttttagaaGAAACATCGGTACAGTGGCACGCCACAGTCATAGTACTCAGTGGACTGTTCAGCAGTACTGGCCAGGCTGGGCTTGGGGGACTAGCATATGTGCTTTCAGATTGGCACTTAATTCAACTTACATCTGCCTTGCCCTacttcatcttttttattttgttctg CTGGGTACCAGAATCAGCCCGGTGGCTCATGATTACAGGAAAAACAGATCAAGCATTGAAGGAACTCCAGAGAATTGCCTccatcaatgggaagaaagacATTGCACAAAATCTAACCACTGAG gacTTGCGATCCAAAGTTAAGGAAGATGTGTGTTCAACTGTAAAGCATTTCAGAATAAAGGACATCATTATTAATCCCATGATACGTAAAATCGTGCTTTGTTATTCCAGTGTACT TTTTGCAGAACTTTTTAGCATTTTTGGCCTCTTGTTGGATGTTCACATGTTGGGAAAGAACATATTCGTGACCCAGATTCTCCTAGGAGTGATAGACATACCCAGTAAATCactcacatattttatattaagaaatgTAAGACGTCGTCCTTTAATTGCTTTTTTGCTCTTTGCAACTGGAGGTTGTATTACCATCACCATATTTCTCTCTGAAG ACATGTATGTCTTGCGTCTTGCTATTTTCATTTTGGGAAAAGGATGTTTCGCAGCTTTCATTTCTATAAACACAGCCTACTGCAATGAACTTTCACCAGTACCACTCAG GTCAACTCTAAGTGGTATTTATATATCTGTTGCTCGATTAGCATCAGTCCTGTCTGCACTAACACTTGTTACTAGAAAGTATTTTGTACATCTTCCCATGATTTTCTGTGGAGTCCTACCCATAGTGGCAACAATCAACATCTACTTTCTGCCAGAGACCTTTAATCATCCAATTACTGACACTatcaaggatatggagaaaag ATTGATGAGCAAAAACATCAGTGAAAAAGAAGGGCAAGACTTCTTAGAAACTACCAACTGCTAA